The genome window CCTACTGTCGTTCCCGAAATGTTGAACTCATTGGAGATCTTCCCATATACGTAAGTTTTGAAAGTGCAGATGTATGGGGTTGTCCTGAAATGTTTCAACTGAATGCTGATATGACTCCCATCGCCGTATCAGGAGTTCCACCTGATTATTTCAGTTCTACGGGACAACGATGGGGGAATCCTCTATATCGATGGGATTACGCTCAAGATAATTCTTTTCATTGGTGGATAAAACGACTCGAACATGCGTTGCACTTTTTCGATCTGGTCCGCTTCGATCACTTTAGAGGATTTCTTGCCTACTGGAGTATCCCATATGAAGAGAAAACTGCTGTAAAGGGACATTGGGAAGAAGGCCCGAACGACAACTTTTTTTCCGCAATAAAAGAGAAATTCTCAACTATGCCCTTCATTGCCGAAAACCTGGGAATTATTACCCCTGACGTAACTGAAGCCATGAAAAGATACGATCTACCCGGGATGCTCGTTTTACTCTTTGCCTTTGATGAATCGATGCCTCGTAACCCATATATTCTGCATAATCATACTCCCAACAACTTCATATATACGGGAACACACGATAATAATACTGTAAAAGGTTGGTTTGACGAAGACTCCACCACCCAAGAAAAAGAAAGGCTAAGCACCTATACCAATACGCCTCTCAATCGCAACAACGTAACAACCGTTCTTACCCGGCTCGCCCTCATGTCTGTAGCTGACACAGCAATTATTCCTCTTCAGGATTATCTCAATCTGGGGAGCGAAGGAAGAATCAATACTCCATCAACAATAGAAGGGAACTGGCAATGGATGTTAACGGGAAAAGAATTAACAGATTCTCTGGCTGCATCTCTTCATTCCCTCATGACCGTTTATGGAAGGATATAAAGAAAGAAGGTGATGACCAATGCAGTTTCAGCCTCAAAAAAATTTAGGAAAATCTATACAGGATCTCCTTGAGCAAGATCCCTCCTTTCGAACTGTGGCGTATTTCTCCATGGAAATAGGAATAAAAACATCTATCCCCACATACGCCGGTGGTTTAGGTATTCTCGCCGGAGATATATTAAAAAGCGCTGCAGATATGGGAGTTCCCATGGTTGGAATCACTTTGCTCTATCGAAGAGGGTATTTTGAACAAGAATTTAATAATGAACAATGGCAAACAGAAAAACCTGTTCTTTGGCATCCTGAACAGGAACTTACGCCCCTCCACAATAAAGTTTCTATTAAAATTCAAAATCGGGATGTCAACATACAGACGTGGCTCTACGAAATTGCAGGTTCATCCGGATACTCTATCCCAATATACTTTCTTGATACTGATATAGAGTCAAATCATCCGGAAGATCGTCAACTCTCATGGTATCTTTACGGTGGGGAAACCCTCTACCGCCTATGCCAAGAAATAGTTCTTGGTGTAGGTGGACTTCGAATGTTGCGAGATTTAGGCTACAACAACATAGAAACATTCCATCTCAACGAAGGGCACGCCGGCTTCCTCTCTTTGGAACTCATGAGAGAAATGGGATATTACGATCCGGCAAAAGTCAGAGAACACGTTGTTTTTACAACTCATACCCCTGTAGCAGCAGGGCACGATTTTTTTAAATACGAGCTCATTGAAAAGGTTATGTCTTCAGATGCTTTAACAACACTTAAGAGAATGATTCCTTCAGAGGGCGTCTCTATGACCGAATTAGGCCTTCGATATAGTCGATTTGTAAATGGAGTCTCAAAAAAGCACGCAGAAATAAGCCGTAAACTTTTCAATGCGCCTACAATTCAAAGTGTCACCAATGGAATACATCCTACAACATGGGTCAGTCCTGGGATGAGAAAGCTTCTTTCTCGTCACATTCCGGGTTGGGAAAATGATCCAGGTCGTCTTGTCCAAGCTCTGACTCTTCCCTCTGACGAACTCTGGTCTGTACATCAAGCATCTAAAATGCGACTTCTTGCATATATTCTCGAAGAAACGGGAGTATCTCTCAAATCTGACATTTTAACAATCGGTTTCGCACGTCGAGCTGCTACATATAAACGAGCTGACCTCATTTTTTCTAATCTAAAAAAACTCATAGAGATAGGAACAGGTAAAATTCAGCTTATTTTTTCCGGTAAAGCCCATCCTAAAGACGATGGGGGCAAAGCCCTTATACAAAGAATAATGAATACGTCAAATAAAATCAAAGACTCTATACTCATGGTTTACCTTCCAAATCACACAATGGAGCTTGGTCGTCTTATTACCCAAGGAGTAGATATTTGGCTCAACACTCCACTTCGTCCAAGAGAAGCTTCAGGTACAAGCGGAATGAAGTGTGCTTTAAATGGGGTCATGAATTTTTCTGTTCTTGATGGTTGGTGGATTGAAGGCTGGATAGAAGACGTTACAGGCTGGGCCATTGGCCCAACGCCCAGCGATACAGATCTTCATGCCTATGACGAATCGAAAGACGCCATAGATCTTTACGAAAAACTCGAAAAGAAAATTATCCCTGCCTATTATTCAGATCGGGAGCATTGGATAAGAATGATGAAAAATGCAATCGCGCTGAATGGCAGCTATTTCCATACTCATAGAGTTATAAAAGAGTATTGTGAAAAAGCCTATGGGATTTCATTTCGTGGAATATAAGGAGGTGCTACTTTTATGAAAATTTTGCATGTAGCCAGTGAAGTAGCACCTCTTTCAAAAGTTGGAGGTCTCGGCGATGTTGCCGGTTCTCTTCCCAAAGCTCTCCACAGGCTCGGAGCTGATGTAAGAATCATAACTCCGGCATGGCCTGGCGTTCTCGACAAAGCTCGTGAAGAAGGGAAAAAGATTACTCGCCTTCCTCCTCTTATTCATGTCGCGTTACAGTGGCATGTCATTAGCGCTAAAGTATGGAAAACGATAATAGAAGATGTTCCTATTTATATTATTGAAAATAACTCGCTCTTTGAGAAAATACCTATTTATCCAGATGAACTCACTGTTGAAAGCTCTCTCCCATTTGCTTTCTTTTCTCTTGCTGCTCTTGAACTCGAACAAAAGAGCCGTTGGGATCCCGATATTATCCATTGCCATGACTGGCCTTCGGCCCTCGTCCCTATTAGTTTTAGGTGGCATAAATTTTATCGTACCCAAAAGCCCTATCCTCTAACTGTATTGACCATACACAACATTGCCCATCAGGGAGTGCTTCCTTTTCACGTACTTGAAGAGTGGGGAATCGATACACAGTCATTCTCCATTGATGGTCTTGAATTTTACGGGCATGTCAACCTTCTAAAAGGAGGTATTGTAACTGCAGATAGTGTAACAACAGTCAGTCCGCAATATGCAGAAGAAATTCAAACCCAGGAAATGGGCTTCGGACTTGATGGTGTTATCAAAGAAAATAAAAACAAATTATATGGAATCTTAAATGGAATAGATGATACGTGGTCTCCTGAAAGAGACCCTCTTCTCTCATGTCACTATTCATCTGAAGAGTTAAATGGCAAGAAAAATTGCCGGAAAAACCTTCTGGAACAACTGGGATGGGAAGATGACGAATCTCCGCTTCTTCTTTCAATTAGCCGTTTAGCCATGCAGAAAGGATATGACATACTGATTCCAGCTCTTGATACTATAAGAGATATGGGAATTCGATGTCTTTTTATAGGAAGCGGCAATCCTCTCTTTTCCACTTCTCTGCGTGAAAAAGCCACACTTTACCCAGATCGTATCTCTTTTTTAAACGGTTTTCATGAGAAATTTTCTCACCTTGCCTATGCGGGAGCAGATATGCTCATTATGCCTTCACATTTCGAACCATGTGGCCTCTCCCAGCTCATAGCCCTACGATATGGAACTGTGCCGGTTGCACGAATGACAGGTGGAATTATAGATACGATTCTCGATGCAGATCACTTCTCTGATGGCTACGGATTCACTTTCTCACCATATACAACAGAAGCTCTCGTTAAAACGGTACAACGGGCCCTTGATGCGTTCAAAAATCAGAAACGCTGGGAAGAAATTATGCAACGAGGCATGGTAAAAGATTTTTCGTGGAAAAACTCTTCTCAAAAGTATTTTGACTTGTATCAAAAAATGTTACGCGAAAAAAGGCGGTAGAAAACCTTCTACCGCCCACCATTAACTCCATTAACCTGAAAAATGGAATTCCAATAGTCTGAGAAAAAACGTGCGTACTGTTTATTATCAGCAAGTGGCTTTTCCAATTGAACTCTTATATCGTTAGAAATCTTTGCCGAATGAGCAAATTGTTCCCCCGCTTTTGTCAAAGAAGAAAGATACAAGGAGACGGCATCATGAACCTCTTCATTTTTGTTGTGAAGGAAGTCGGCCTGAGACCTGTACATCTCAAGATCAAGCTGCATTCCTGATATATTTTGTGCCCAACGTTCAAAATAGCTGTGAAGAGGAACAAAAGCCTCTTTTTCAGAGAAACTTCCACTTGCCATAACAATGAGGGAAAGAGGCTTCTCCCTATCTCTGAAAATGAGCTTCACTTGGCCTGTCTCTTCAGAAATTTCAGGCTGGAAGCAGGGCATAAGTCGATCAATAAAAACTCTCATAATAGAAGTCATACCCGAAAAATGAAGGGGAGTGGCAAGCAAAATAGCATCAGATTCTATAACTTTCTTCCGCAACTCCCGCATATCATCCTGCAAAATACAACGCCCAGGGGTCTTTGTCCAACAATAGAGAGACCCTAAGCACGAATGGATAACTTTATCTACAAGCACAACAGAAGATACTTCTGCTCCTCCATTTCGAGCTCCCAACAAGAAATTTTCTATCATAATCGAGGTAGCGCCTCGTCCTCCACGAGGGCTACCATTAAAAGCTACAATTTTCAAACATCCCACCTGCTTTTCACAATAAGTCTTTATAGTGCTATTTCTTTAGTATATTCTTTAAACCTTCCTGAATAGCTTCTTCTAAAAGGTTTTCAGGCTTCTTTTCTGTTTCTCCAGTGGAATCTTTAGGCGGAGCTATCTGCTCTTCAACAGCTGAAGGTTGTGTTCCTTGAGGCGTTGTTTTATCCACTGTCTGAGGCGCCGGAGCTATTTTGACATTAGAAACAGATGGCTTCCCTATCGTTCCGCCTACATTAAAAGAAATATCTCTAAAATCAGATTTTTCAAGTCCAGCTTTTGCTCCTGTAAGAGCTCCCTTCAAGATACCCTCAAGAGATGACGTTCCACCAGCGCCTAAAATACCGGCAACACCTCCGAACAAAGCGTTTAAAACCTGAATATTAGCGTTTCCCTGACATTGAAGAGCTAAAGTTGTATCGAAACCTACAGGCCCTGAAGCTTTAAGGAAACGATATATAGGATCATTCTGGAACGCTGTTGCTTTTGCATTATCGAGTATAATACGTCGCGTTTCAACCCGGAAAGGAGCCACAACTGAAGCAAAACGAATTGCAGATTGGCCATAAAGTGATGCTCCCAGTTTTACCGCTTTGAAGTCACTAATAGAGCCTTCACCTATATGTACCTCTCCTTTACCGTTAAAGCTCAATCCTTTTGCCATGCGCCCTGAAAGCGACACATCGCCCTTAGCTTTGCCGTTAATATGTCCTTCAAGTCCTCCTGTTGCATCTTGCAAGAGAGGATCAACATTTACATTTTCCATATGTACAGATTTTGTAAATGTGCCTTTGGCAAGATCAATTTCACCCTTACCTGAAGCTGTTCCCCCATAAAGTTCTGCGTGCGCATTTGCAAATATAACATTCATACCTTTTAATGTGAAAGGATAAGAAATATTCGAAAGCTTGAGGCCAGCAAAAGATAGAGAAGGAGCTGATAATGATCCTTTCCCCTCACTTGACACTCCAGAAAAAGTTCCATCAAAATCAACGTTAATCGTTCCAGAGGGTTTATACGCAGCCATCTCTTTTACACCGGAAGTAAGAGCAGCCGCATCCAACCCTTTTCCAGAAAGAGAAAGGGTCGCTTCCGGAACATCTTTCTTTAAATTAAACGTTCCTTGAGCGGAGACAGTACCTCCTCCTACAGATGCATTAAAGTTTTTCAACGACATTTTCCCCATGTTGCCTTCCACAGCACCGTTAAGGTTTGTAAAAGCAAAACCAGAGAAAACAGTTCTGGGAGAAGAGAACTCTGCCGATATCGATGGGTTATCGGCCTTACCTTTAACTGCCGTCTTTCCGCTTAATGTTCCAGAGAGAGAGTAGGGAAGCTTTCCTGCCCTCGCCAGCACGGCTAAATCTCCTTCTTTTATTTCAAAAGTAAGATCAAGATCTGCTGGGGCCTTAGGCTGCAATTTCACAGATCCAGAGCCAGATATTTCTCCAGATCCCAAACGAGCCGTAAGTGTACTAAGAGAAATACTCTCTTTCGAGGCATCGATACGAGCCGCTATCTTTTCTGCTCCTACACCTGCAAACCCCAAGGATCCAGCCTTAACATCAAGCTGAACCTGTTTGGGAATCCCCTCTTTCAGAGCGAGATCTGTTTGCAAAGAAAAATCTGCTACATGCCCCTGTTCCATAAAACCTAAACGAGGGGAAACAGCAGAAAGTTGTATCTTCGGAGAAGTTGTCTTTCCTTCTATGCGAGCCGTCGCTGTTACGTTTCCCCGTAAAGCATAATTTTTCAACTCAGGGAAAAAGGGTTCAAGATTTTTAGGGTCAACCTCAGCTGCCTGCACGGTAAGGTTTAAAGAGGGAGAGGGACTTCCCACTCCTGCTATCGCACCTTTACCAGTCATTGGTATGTTACGCCAACGTCCACGAGCCGAAGAGAGAGTCAGCACATCTTTCTCGAAAACAAAGACAACGTTAAGATCATTAAAAGCCTCTTCTCCATAAGAGAGTCGATCAGACCATGTTCTGCCTTCAAGGCGGGGGGCAGTTACAACACCCTTAATACCAACATCAGCGCTCACGGCCCCTTTAGGAACAATTTTCGGGGCTTTAGGAAGAGAAGCTGTTATTTTGCCTACATCTATACTTCGAGCCTTGAAAAGAATATCAAGACGAGGATTTTTTTGTAATTGGCTCACAGATCCGCTTAACGCAAGTGCCCCTCCATCAATAACGGAATTCCCTTTGATTGTTGCTGTGCTTCCCTTGAAAGCCACATTGGCAGACGTATTTTGTAGCTGCTGACCATAAGCTTCTATCTGAGCGGCTTTCAGATCTATATTCCCTGCAAGAGTTGTCGGAGACCCCTTCACAACCACTGAAAAAATATCAACTTTTCCCTTAGCGGAAGCTAATGCTGGAACGGTTTTCTTTAACTCTTCCAAAGAAGCATTTTTCCCTTCCAGTGCGATATCAATAAATGGGGCTTTCCCCGGAACAAAAGCAAAAGCAGCACGCCCACTAAGAGGAAGAGCCAAAGCTGTTCCCTTTAAATCTTCAAGATTCAAACGAAAAGCTTCATACCTCCAATTACTTTCCACTGATTGTACGGGATATCCTGCAAGAGACGTTCCAGAAAAGGAAAGATGACCGGAAAGAATAGGGTTATTCCATATCCCTTCTGCAATGAAGGATGACGAGAAAAGACCATCATAGGCGCTTCCTCGTAATGTGGGCCAAAAAAGAGCAAGCTGAGCTACGTTCAGTTTCTCTATCTCGCCCTTAATGGAAAGGCTTGGAAGAATAGCACCCTTCGCCATTATCCTTCCCTCTCCAATTTTCATATTAAGATCCTTGAATTCAAGAACTTCTTTCTCACGTCTAAGGTTTATTCCACCTTTAATGGGAACGGTATTCATTAATAAATCTACATCGGCTTTTATACCATCTTTGCTTAGATCAAAATCCGTTTGAGCAATAGTTGTCTCTCCCCAAGGAGTATGGACTCTGCCATTTCTAATAGAAAGAGCCTCTATAGGAGCTTCTCCTTCTCCAGGTTTCATCTTTATTGCAGCGAATTCCTTAGAGAGCTTCTCTGCATCAACATCAAGACCATGAATAGTAACCCGAGAAAGTCGGGGTGATCCTGAAAAAACAGACATAAGATTCACTTTTACTCCCAAAGAATCAGCAGAAAGTAATAATGCTCCCTTTTTACTCAGGGTGATTTCATAAAGGTTGTAGCCTTTTAAAGGATTACCTGTAACGCTTTCAATAGCCAAATCAGCACCAAGAATTTCAGAGACAGCTGTTGTCGCTTCCCGTCTGACAATATCTCCACCAACGTTCATACTCCCTATGATAAGAAGTATTCCGACAACTCCAACGGCTATAAAAAGCGCGAGTGTCATTTTTTTACTTCGCTTCATTTATTACACCTCCTTATACGCCACAAAAAACGTTTTTCCGTTTTTCTCTACGCCAGGCACTCATCATAAAGTTTTCCTTCGGCTACCATAACAGCCTTGCCTTTAAGGTAGGTTTTACAATAATTTCGCTTTTCATCAAAGGAAAAAGAAACCCAGTTGTCTCCCCCTGGATTATGCACATGTATAGGAGAAGTCATTTCCAACACAATAGATGCCGCTACGGCAGAAGCCGCAGACCCCGTTCCACAAGAGAGAGTCAGATCTTCAACTCCACGCTCGTATGTCACTACCTTGAGTTCAGATTCTCCTACTCGCTGAATAAAGTTAACATTTGTTCCGTTGGGGAAACGTTGTGTATCATAACGAACAGTTCGCCCGATTTCGACTAACGTCTCTCTTGAAAAATCTGTAATATTTTCTATAAAAAGAACGCAGTGAGGAACGCCTACGATCAGATAGACAAAAGGAAATGTCTCACCACCTACATTCAGGCTTTCTCCCCAAAACCCCTCTGATAAATCAACATTCCCCATATCGAGTTCCACAAAGGGAGCTTCAACTTTAGCGCGAATAGGGCCTGCCAAGGTTTCAAAAGACATACTTTCTCCCGCTAATTTTTTTTCCCAAGCATAACGAGCAATACATCGAGCCCCATTTCCACACATTTCGCCCTCAGAGCCATCCCTATTAAAGAGACGCATTCTAAAATCTTCATGCTCCGATTTCTCAACAACTAAAAGGCCGTCAGCACCAACAGACTCGCAACGTCGACAGATACGTTCTGCCAATTGCGAGAGAGCTAATGTCCCCATCTGATTGTCTCTATTATCAATAACAACAAAATCGTTGCCATTACCCTGCATTTTTGTAAATTCTAACATAACCGACACCTCGTATTCTGCATTAAAAATGGCAGAGGAATCTCTCCTCTGCCATTATTGTACCGTACCAATTAAAAGTTCGCGTCAGTAAAAACTCAGGCTTTTTCTTCGATTGGTTTCGAAACAAAGAAGAAAAGAGAACATGACGCAACTGCTCCCAAAACGAGAGAGAAGAAAACAGGAAGTCCGAAACCAATGAGGACATACCCTGCTGCCGCTCCTGCCGCAGCCACAAAAGCATAGGGAATCTGAGAGTTCACGTGATCAACGTGGTCAGAACCACTGAACATGGAACTCATGATTGTAGTATCAGAAATGGGACTGCTGTGATCTCCCCACACGGCGCCAGCAAAGACAGCTCCAATCGTAGGAAGTAATATTTCAATAAACCCTGCATCATGAATTTGCGTAACGTTATAAACGAGTGGAACAACTATTGGCATAAGTACGCCCATGGTTCCATATGATGTTCCCGTACAGAATGAAATGATAGCGCCAGTAAAGAAAGTCAAAAGCGGAATCCATGCTGGCGAAAGGGCATTTCCTGCTATTCTGACTATGTACTGAGCTGTTCCTACCTCTTTAATAGCCGATCCGATAGCCCAGGCAAAGATAAGGATCAGGGTTCCAAAGAAAATAGAACTCATTCCTTGCATGAAACCGGCGAAAAGTCTGTTCCAGGAAGCTAGTCTCTGAGCTTTAAAGAAAACGAGGGTAAGGAAAACAGCGCCGAAAGACCCCCAAACCAAAGCCTTTGAACTGTCGCCTTCTCCTACAGCCGTAGCCAAAGAGACATTTGGCCACCCGCCGGTAACAATAAGCATGAGGAAAATCAACCCAACCATAAATGCGAGGGGAACCAAAAAATTAACAATGCGTCTCGGCGTTCCTTCCTCTGGTTCGAAATCTGCATGCTTAGTTGTAATAAGAGGTTTTGCTCCCTCCCGAAGAACCTGCCCCGTCTGTCTGGCTCTCCGCTCTGCATGAAGCATAGGTCCCATATCTCGCTGTGTATAAATAACAAAGGTTAAAAGCACAAGGGCAATAATGTTATAAAACACATATGGAATAGAACGAAGATATGCTACATACGGAGAGTAGCCTATCTCAAGAGCATTAAACTGATTACCAATCTGTCCAACCATATAGGCAACCCATGAAGAAATACCTGCAATACAGGCAATAGGAGCCGATGTCGAATCAACGATATACGACAATTTTTCTTTAGAAATCCGATATTTATCAGTAATAGGACTCATTGTCGTTCCCACAACGAGCGTATTGACGTAATCTTCGAAGAAGATGATAAAACCTGCAAGTTCGGTAACGAGCATTGCTCCGCGAACACTCTTGATCTTCTTGGTAATCCATTGAACAGTGGCTTCAATACCACCGCCAATTTGCATTATCCCTACAAGTCCGCCCATGGTAAGGCTGGTAAGTACAATTCTGGCTCCCCAAGGATCACCTAAATTATTCCACAGCAACTCCACAGCTTTTCCAAAACCTACAATAGGGTTCCATCCTGCCATCATCGTTCCTGCAAACCATGCACCAATAAAAAGAGAAGGAATTACCTCCTTTGAAAGAATACAGAGCCCTATGGCAATAAGAGGAGGCAACAAAGAAAGGATTCCGAAGTCAGGCTTGACCTCACCTTCCGCTGCCCATGCGATCCCGGTCATAAACAGCAACCCCAGAATTGCTGATACACTCAGGATAAAAACTCTTTTGCCTCTGTTTCTCTCGTCCATCACCATACCTCCCTTATTTAAGAGTTAGTACCCTATTACCTGTGCAAGAGCGAGAAGTCCCATTTGAATAAGATACGCAAATCCAAAAAGAGGAACAAAAAATTTCCACCATTGATCTAACGTTACATGTGCAATACCACACATAATTACGATATTGGCTGATGTAGGGAAAAGAAGATTGGAAAATCCATCGCCATACTGGAAAGCCAGAATTGCTGTCTGCCTTGTCACGCCTAAAATATCAGCCAAAGGCGCCATGATCGGCATTGTAGTTGCCGCCTGTCCAGACCCGGAAGGAATAAAGAAGTTAATGAGAGTCTGCGTTATAAGCATGCCCTGCGCCGATATAAAACGAGGCAACCCTGAAAGAGGTAAAGAAAGACCATATATAACGGTATCTATAACATTTCCCTCTGCCAATACAACCAATACGCCTCGCGCCAGTCCCACTACAAAAGCTCCACCCACAACATCACTGCATGCACTTGCATATTCTTTCGCTATTTTGTTTGGAGACCAACCAGCTACAAGTCCACTTGATATTCCCATGGTTAGGAAGAGACCACAAAGCTCGTTGAATCCCCACCCCAATTTAAGTGTTCCGTAAACAAGAAGAACCATCGTTACTGCAACAATGGCCAAAACACCTTTGTCTCGCCATGTTGTCGTGTTGCTCATTATTTCTTCTCTGTTCATCGCGATATGGCTAAAATCGGTTCCATTTACAATGCTTAATTCTGGATTTCTTTTTACCTTTCGAGCATATCGAAGAGTCCACCAGATAGCAATCGCAGTAAAAAGAGCCCAATGGAAAAATCTAAAGCCAAGCCCCGAAAAAAGAGGAACCTCAGAAACT of Aminobacterium sp. MB27-C1 contains these proteins:
- the malQ gene encoding 4-alpha-glucanotransferase; the encoded protein is MTRHGGILLPVFSLPSPWGIGDVGSRARNFVDWLAQAGQHYWQMLPLTHTKEIFGNSPYSSLSAFACSPLLASIEDLIDEGLIYPNEIPLFNEEKVGKVHYGLAEKLKMPLLEKAFQRFIQRANMDPLYLFWEEQRWWLNDFALFMAIRHRIEDDRWNLWPASIRQREKQTLDTIRSEEKEYILFTVFVQYVVFSQFQKLRSYCRSRNVELIGDLPIYVSFESADVWGCPEMFQLNADMTPIAVSGVPPDYFSSTGQRWGNPLYRWDYAQDNSFHWWIKRLEHALHFFDLVRFDHFRGFLAYWSIPYEEKTAVKGHWEEGPNDNFFSAIKEKFSTMPFIAENLGIITPDVTEAMKRYDLPGMLVLLFAFDESMPRNPYILHNHTPNNFIYTGTHDNNTVKGWFDEDSTTQEKERLSTYTNTPLNRNNVTTVLTRLALMSVADTAIIPLQDYLNLGSEGRINTPSTIEGNWQWMLTGKELTDSLAASLHSLMTVYGRI
- a CDS encoding AsmA-like C-terminal region-containing protein, whose product is MKRSKKMTLALFIAVGVVGILLIIGSMNVGGDIVRREATTAVSEILGADLAIESVTGNPLKGYNLYEITLSKKGALLLSADSLGVKVNLMSVFSGSPRLSRVTIHGLDVDAEKLSKEFAAIKMKPGEGEAPIEALSIRNGRVHTPWGETTIAQTDFDLSKDGIKADVDLLMNTVPIKGGINLRREKEVLEFKDLNMKIGEGRIMAKGAILPSLSIKGEIEKLNVAQLALFWPTLRGSAYDGLFSSSFIAEGIWNNPILSGHLSFSGTSLAGYPVQSVESNWRYEAFRLNLEDLKGTALALPLSGRAAFAFVPGKAPFIDIALEGKNASLEELKKTVPALASAKGKVDIFSVVVKGSPTTLAGNIDLKAAQIEAYGQQLQNTSANVAFKGSTATIKGNSVIDGGALALSGSVSQLQKNPRLDILFKARSIDVGKITASLPKAPKIVPKGAVSADVGIKGVVTAPRLEGRTWSDRLSYGEEAFNDLNVVFVFEKDVLTLSSARGRWRNIPMTGKGAIAGVGSPSPSLNLTVQAAEVDPKNLEPFFPELKNYALRGNVTATARIEGKTTSPKIQLSAVSPRLGFMEQGHVADFSLQTDLALKEGIPKQVQLDVKAGSLGFAGVGAEKIAARIDASKESISLSTLTARLGSGEISGSGSVKLQPKAPADLDLTFEIKEGDLAVLARAGKLPYSLSGTLSGKTAVKGKADNPSISAEFSSPRTVFSGFAFTNLNGAVEGNMGKMSLKNFNASVGGGTVSAQGTFNLKKDVPEATLSLSGKGLDAAALTSGVKEMAAYKPSGTINVDFDGTFSGVSSEGKGSLSAPSLSFAGLKLSNISYPFTLKGMNVIFANAHAELYGGTASGKGEIDLAKGTFTKSVHMENVNVDPLLQDATGGLEGHINGKAKGDVSLSGRMAKGLSFNGKGEVHIGEGSISDFKAVKLGASLYGQSAIRFASVVAPFRVETRRIILDNAKATAFQNDPIYRFLKASGPVGFDTTLALQCQGNANIQVLNALFGGVAGILGAGGTSSLEGILKGALTGAKAGLEKSDFRDISFNVGGTIGKPSVSNVKIAPAPQTVDKTTPQGTQPSAVEEQIAPPKDSTGETEKKPENLLEEAIQEGLKNILKK
- the glgP gene encoding alpha-glucan family phosphorylase, which encodes MQFQPQKNLGKSIQDLLEQDPSFRTVAYFSMEIGIKTSIPTYAGGLGILAGDILKSAADMGVPMVGITLLYRRGYFEQEFNNEQWQTEKPVLWHPEQELTPLHNKVSIKIQNRDVNIQTWLYEIAGSSGYSIPIYFLDTDIESNHPEDRQLSWYLYGGETLYRLCQEIVLGVGGLRMLRDLGYNNIETFHLNEGHAGFLSLELMREMGYYDPAKVREHVVFTTHTPVAAGHDFFKYELIEKVMSSDALTTLKRMIPSEGVSMTELGLRYSRFVNGVSKKHAEISRKLFNAPTIQSVTNGIHPTTWVSPGMRKLLSRHIPGWENDPGRLVQALTLPSDELWSVHQASKMRLLAYILEETGVSLKSDILTIGFARRAATYKRADLIFSNLKKLIEIGTGKIQLIFSGKAHPKDDGGKALIQRIMNTSNKIKDSILMVYLPNHTMELGRLITQGVDIWLNTPLRPREASGTSGMKCALNGVMNFSVLDGWWIEGWIEDVTGWAIGPTPSDTDLHAYDESKDAIDLYEKLEKKIIPAYYSDREHWIRMMKNAIALNGSYFHTHRVIKEYCEKAYGISFRGI
- a CDS encoding glycogen synthase, producing the protein MKILHVASEVAPLSKVGGLGDVAGSLPKALHRLGADVRIITPAWPGVLDKAREEGKKITRLPPLIHVALQWHVISAKVWKTIIEDVPIYIIENNSLFEKIPIYPDELTVESSLPFAFFSLAALELEQKSRWDPDIIHCHDWPSALVPISFRWHKFYRTQKPYPLTVLTIHNIAHQGVLPFHVLEEWGIDTQSFSIDGLEFYGHVNLLKGGIVTADSVTTVSPQYAEEIQTQEMGFGLDGVIKENKNKLYGILNGIDDTWSPERDPLLSCHYSSEELNGKKNCRKNLLEQLGWEDDESPLLLSISRLAMQKGYDILIPALDTIRDMGIRCLFIGSGNPLFSTSLREKATLYPDRISFLNGFHEKFSHLAYAGADMLIMPSHFEPCGLSQLIALRYGTVPVARMTGGIIDTILDADHFSDGYGFTFSPYTTEALVKTVQRALDAFKNQKRWEEIMQRGMVKDFSWKNSSQKYFDLYQKMLREKRR
- the dapF gene encoding diaminopimelate epimerase gives rise to the protein MLEFTKMQGNGNDFVVIDNRDNQMGTLALSQLAERICRRCESVGADGLLVVEKSEHEDFRMRLFNRDGSEGEMCGNGARCIARYAWEKKLAGESMSFETLAGPIRAKVEAPFVELDMGNVDLSEGFWGESLNVGGETFPFVYLIVGVPHCVLFIENITDFSRETLVEIGRTVRYDTQRFPNGTNVNFIQRVGESELKVVTYERGVEDLTLSCGTGSAASAVAASIVLEMTSPIHVHNPGGDNWVSFSFDEKRNYCKTYLKGKAVMVAEGKLYDECLA
- a CDS encoding Na+/H+ antiporter NhaC family protein → MDERNRGKRVFILSVSAILGLLFMTGIAWAAEGEVKPDFGILSLLPPLIAIGLCILSKEVIPSLFIGAWFAGTMMAGWNPIVGFGKAVELLWNNLGDPWGARIVLTSLTMGGLVGIMQIGGGIEATVQWITKKIKSVRGAMLVTELAGFIIFFEDYVNTLVVGTTMSPITDKYRISKEKLSYIVDSTSAPIACIAGISSWVAYMVGQIGNQFNALEIGYSPYVAYLRSIPYVFYNIIALVLLTFVIYTQRDMGPMLHAERRARQTGQVLREGAKPLITTKHADFEPEEGTPRRIVNFLVPLAFMVGLIFLMLIVTGGWPNVSLATAVGEGDSSKALVWGSFGAVFLTLVFFKAQRLASWNRLFAGFMQGMSSIFFGTLILIFAWAIGSAIKEVGTAQYIVRIAGNALSPAWIPLLTFFTGAIISFCTGTSYGTMGVLMPIVVPLVYNVTQIHDAGFIEILLPTIGAVFAGAVWGDHSSPISDTTIMSSMFSGSDHVDHVNSQIPYAFVAAAGAAAGYVLIGFGLPVFFSLVLGAVASCSLFFFVSKPIEEKA
- a CDS encoding flavodoxin family protein, which encodes MKIVAFNGSPRGGRGATSIMIENFLLGARNGGAEVSSVVLVDKVIHSCLGSLYCWTKTPGRCILQDDMRELRKKVIESDAILLATPLHFSGMTSIMRVFIDRLMPCFQPEISEETGQVKLIFRDREKPLSLIVMASGSFSEKEAFVPLHSYFERWAQNISGMQLDLEMYRSQADFLHNKNEEVHDAVSLYLSSLTKAGEQFAHSAKISNDIRVQLEKPLADNKQYARFFSDYWNSIFQVNGVNGGR